TCTTCCGGGATCAGGCAATCATCCGTGTCGCCCAGGACCAGTATGATCTGATTACTCAATCCTGCCCTCCTGGCCGTCCTGGCTATATATGCCAGCCGGTGGGAGTCGGTATCGACGGCATAAACCTCTCCTGCGGCACCGACTGTCCGGGCCAGGGGAAGGGTAAAGGCCCCTCCCCCGGCACCGATATCCGCCACTTTCTGCCCGGATTTCAGGGGCAGATGCCCGATTATTGCATCGGTGAATTTCCGGGCCTCCAGATTAAGCATTTTCAGGTTCAGTTCAGTCAGCAGCATCTTCGTTTTCCCCCTCCCCGTTCAGATTCACCTCTTCGGTTCTACCGAATTTCTCATGGAATTTTTCCCGCCATACATCATGATGTCTCCGGCTGTCCCCGCGATGATC
This window of the Marispirochaeta aestuarii genome carries:
- a CDS encoding class I SAM-dependent methyltransferase; amino-acid sequence: MLLTELNLKMLNLEARKFTDAIIGHLPLKSGQKVADIGAGGGAFTLPLARTVGAAGEVYAVDTDSHRLAYIARTARRAGLSNQIILVLGDTDDCLIPEDSVDLVFSRNSFHHLDNPNTYFSSVRRALKPGGAVAVIDHDGSRGWMPKHGHSTPPERISRVLEGTGFRFSERITQIPGQSFQIFLK